The following proteins are encoded in a genomic region of Thermococcus henrietii:
- a CDS encoding ribonucleoside-triphosphate reductase, with product MEFKDEIIKELENDELWTVLTFKTPHGPSKTLNELARVVEEAGWKVTFKANWWTADIPYGLIRLDLQKDGREKILLGRWILGKDCELIRVESLDLERGKDEFFRMVDSITSTLIHDPVIRTMREQY from the coding sequence ATGGAGTTTAAGGACGAGATAATTAAAGAGCTTGAAAACGATGAGCTCTGGACCGTTTTGACGTTCAAGACCCCGCACGGCCCGTCTAAAACGTTAAACGAACTCGCCAGGGTCGTTGAGGAGGCCGGCTGGAAGGTGACATTCAAGGCCAACTGGTGGACCGCCGACATACCCTACGGCCTCATAAGGCTCGACCTCCAGAAGGACGGGAGGGAGAAGATTCTCCTGGGCAGGTGGATACTCGGGAAGGACTGCGAGCTGATTAGGGTTGAGAGCCTTGACCTCGAGCGCGGAAAGGACGAGTTCTTCCGCATGGTGGACAGCATAACGTCGACGCTGATACACGACCCCGTGATAAGGACGATGCGCGAGCAGTACTGA
- a CDS encoding geranylgeranylglycerol-phosphate geranylgeranyltransferase codes for MEARAFIEITRPHNCVLAGVVGLLGSIVAVGHFPEPVKALLVFLVVTLGCSAGNTINDYFDYEIDRINRPERPLPRGAMSRRVAFWYAMVLFAIGLILASLINVYAFLLAVLAYTAMFLYAWKLKPLPFVGNLVVAGLTGATPLYGAIAVGKIGLAGYLALCAFLVNVAREVIKDIEDVEGDLAKGARTLPIVIGKKKSAYVGAFFAVLTVIASFLPIKAGVGLSYLAMVPVDAIILYSAFLILRSQDRETAHRSQKLLKISIFLAVMAFMIASLVR; via the coding sequence TTGGAGGCGAGGGCTTTCATCGAAATAACGAGGCCGCACAACTGCGTCCTGGCTGGGGTAGTCGGCCTGCTCGGTTCGATAGTGGCGGTAGGCCACTTCCCGGAGCCGGTAAAGGCGTTGCTCGTCTTCTTAGTGGTCACTCTCGGTTGCTCCGCCGGCAACACGATAAACGACTACTTCGATTACGAGATAGACAGGATAAACCGTCCCGAGAGACCCCTGCCGAGGGGCGCGATGAGCCGGAGGGTTGCTTTCTGGTACGCGATGGTTCTCTTCGCCATTGGCCTAATCCTTGCCTCCCTGATAAACGTCTACGCCTTCCTGCTGGCGGTCCTGGCTTACACCGCGATGTTCCTCTACGCTTGGAAGCTAAAGCCACTCCCCTTCGTCGGCAACCTCGTCGTCGCCGGCCTTACCGGCGCCACACCGCTCTACGGCGCGATAGCTGTCGGGAAGATAGGCCTCGCCGGTTATCTGGCCCTGTGTGCGTTCCTCGTTAACGTCGCGAGGGAGGTAATAAAGGACATAGAGGATGTGGAAGGCGACCTCGCCAAGGGCGCGAGGACCCTTCCGATAGTCATCGGGAAGAAGAAATCCGCCTACGTGGGGGCGTTCTTCGCTGTCCTGACGGTTATCGCGTCATTCCTGCCGATTAAGGCCGGCGTCGGTCTCAGCTACCTTGCAATGGTTCCTGTCGATGCCATAATCCTATACTCGGCATTCCTAATCCTCCGCTCGCAGGACAGGGAAACCGCCCACCGCTCGCAAAAACTGCTCAAAATAAGCATATTCCTTGCCGTTATGGCCTTCATGATAGCTTCGCTCGTGAGGTGA
- a CDS encoding Lrp/AsnC family transcriptional regulator, translated as MVERNTLTPRQVKLLRKLYEDGKTIEVHTVEKTQDELAKELGITRQALSNHLKVLKELGYIRTGRGFIDLTDKALELLGEKKGDVFVFVKIEPTKRRQVYEAIRRLKIKKIYRVTGDVDLIIEADKTKLDEILEEIASLDGVKETNTHLVLEIL; from the coding sequence ATGGTTGAGAGGAACACCCTCACCCCAAGGCAGGTTAAGCTCCTAAGGAAGCTCTACGAGGATGGGAAGACCATAGAGGTTCACACCGTCGAGAAGACTCAGGACGAGCTTGCGAAGGAGCTCGGAATAACGAGACAGGCTTTGAGCAACCACCTCAAGGTTCTCAAGGAACTCGGCTACATAAGGACCGGCAGGGGCTTTATCGATTTGACGGACAAGGCCCTTGAACTGCTCGGCGAGAAGAAGGGCGACGTCTTCGTCTTCGTCAAGATAGAGCCGACCAAGAGGAGGCAGGTCTACGAGGCGATAAGGAGGCTCAAGATAAAGAAAATCTACCGCGTCACCGGCGACGTTGATTTAATAATCGAGGCCGACAAGACCAAGCTCGACGAAATCCTCGAGGAGATAGCTTCCCTCGACGGAGTGAAGGAAACCAACACCCACCTCGTTCTGGAGATTCTATGA
- a CDS encoding Clp1/GlmU family protein: MNKATYTRDVPPDRLELLAELSSREAVKVMVIGGLDAGKSTLVTFLANELLSLGRSVAVVDSDVGQKGILPPATISLALPDENFSSLSELEGVAHYFIGTVSPGQFTGEMAVGVKRLVELAERSAEIVLIDTTGFVTGPGFEMKRLKAELVRPDLIVLLERNGELESLVRALSPYGEVVRLTVSENAKAIAREERREIRFEKWRTYFSNARLAEFSLSEVALTGTSLFIGRPLDEREKTLLSRAFRWLVLAGWENEGRYTVVKADEESFPRGYRSIHAVDFERLSNLLVGLLDGDGLCLGLGILKWVNFSAETLQLLTPLDEEALGEVRELRFGRMRVLETGEELGLLRRDEL, translated from the coding sequence ATGAACAAGGCCACGTACACCCGCGACGTCCCGCCCGACAGGCTTGAACTCCTCGCTGAACTCTCGTCCCGTGAGGCGGTTAAGGTCATGGTCATCGGGGGACTCGACGCCGGAAAGAGCACCCTCGTGACGTTTTTGGCCAACGAGCTCCTCAGCCTCGGAAGGAGCGTCGCGGTGGTTGACTCTGATGTCGGCCAGAAGGGTATCCTCCCGCCGGCCACGATAAGCCTCGCCCTTCCGGATGAGAACTTCTCCAGCCTTTCTGAGCTTGAGGGAGTTGCCCACTACTTCATAGGCACGGTTTCACCGGGCCAGTTCACGGGTGAGATGGCCGTTGGGGTGAAGAGGCTCGTTGAGCTGGCCGAGAGGAGCGCTGAAATCGTTCTGATAGACACGACCGGCTTTGTAACAGGGCCGGGTTTCGAGATGAAGCGCCTCAAGGCGGAGCTCGTGAGGCCAGACCTGATAGTCCTCCTCGAGCGGAACGGCGAGCTGGAATCCCTGGTGAGGGCTTTGAGCCCCTACGGCGAGGTCGTCAGGCTGACCGTCAGCGAGAACGCAAAAGCCATTGCGCGGGAGGAGAGGAGGGAGATAAGGTTTGAGAAGTGGAGAACCTACTTCTCCAACGCCAGGCTCGCCGAGTTTAGCCTTTCGGAGGTCGCCTTAACTGGAACTTCGCTCTTCATCGGCCGTCCCCTCGATGAGAGGGAAAAGACCCTCCTCTCGCGGGCCTTCAGGTGGCTCGTTCTGGCCGGCTGGGAAAACGAGGGGCGCTACACGGTCGTCAAGGCCGACGAGGAGAGCTTCCCAAGGGGCTACCGCTCGATTCACGCGGTTGACTTCGAAAGGCTTAGCAACCTGCTCGTGGGTCTCCTCGATGGGGACGGGCTGTGTCTCGGCCTTGGAATCCTCAAGTGGGTGAACTTCAGCGCCGAGACCCTTCAACTGCTCACCCCTCTCGATGAGGAAGCACTTGGAGAAGTTAGGGAACTCCGCTTCGGCAGGATGAGGGTCCTTGAGACCGGCGAGGAACTCGGTCTCCTGAGGAGAGACGAACTTTGA
- a CDS encoding preprotein translocase subunit Sec61beta has translation MAKEKTTLPPTGAGLMRFFDEDTRAIKVSPKGVIAMTLILVAAEFLLHAFGPSIFG, from the coding sequence ATGGCGAAGGAAAAGACCACACTTCCGCCGACCGGAGCGGGACTGATGAGGTTCTTCGACGAGGACACGAGGGCCATAAAGGTCAGCCCGAAGGGCGTCATAGCGATGACCCTCATACTGGTTGCGGCCGAGTTCCTGTTGCACGCTTTCGGTCCGAGCATCTTTGGCTAA
- the engB gene encoding GTP-binding protein EngB: MIIFAGRSNVGKSTLIFRLTGKKVRRGKRPGVTRKPVEIEWRGKKIVDLPGFGFMSGLPKHVQERIKDEIVHFIEDNADKIELAVLVVDGKAAPEIIERWEKRGEIPIDVEFYQFLRELEIPVVVAVNKVDKVKNVERVVHFLAEKFGVPYSEIPETFVPISAKFGKNLDELRRLMEKKTRS; this comes from the coding sequence ATGATAATATTCGCCGGGCGCTCCAACGTTGGTAAGAGCACCCTCATATTCAGGCTCACCGGGAAGAAGGTTAGGCGAGGTAAGAGGCCCGGCGTGACGAGGAAGCCTGTCGAAATCGAGTGGCGAGGGAAGAAAATCGTCGATTTACCGGGCTTCGGCTTCATGAGCGGGCTTCCGAAGCACGTCCAGGAGCGGATAAAGGACGAGATAGTGCACTTCATCGAGGACAACGCCGATAAAATAGAGCTCGCCGTTCTCGTCGTTGACGGCAAGGCCGCTCCCGAGATTATAGAGCGCTGGGAGAAGAGGGGCGAGATTCCGATAGATGTGGAGTTCTACCAGTTCCTCAGAGAACTGGAAATACCTGTTGTAGTGGCGGTCAACAAGGTTGACAAGGTCAAGAACGTCGAGCGGGTCGTTCACTTCCTCGCCGAGAAGTTCGGCGTCCCCTACTCCGAAATTCCCGAGACCTTCGTTCCAATCTCGGCCAAGTTCGGGAAGAACCTCGACGAGCTCAGAAGATTGATGGAAAAGAAAACCCGCTCATAG
- a CDS encoding replication protein RepA, with translation MEEMRFRRRKPAVERKIAEIREDDTRVSLIGKAFKVDKLDYTFWLDDGTGVILVESEENVLPENGQVVRVIGRVIRSEESVHIFGEVIQDFSDADLEALEEIRELERKVLPKVENVISFFGGEEL, from the coding sequence ATGGAGGAGATGAGGTTCAGACGGAGAAAGCCCGCCGTCGAGAGGAAGATTGCCGAGATTAGGGAAGACGATACGAGGGTTTCCCTGATAGGCAAGGCCTTCAAGGTTGACAAGCTTGACTACACCTTCTGGCTCGACGACGGGACTGGAGTTATACTCGTCGAGAGCGAGGAGAACGTCCTCCCCGAGAACGGCCAGGTCGTCAGGGTCATCGGCAGGGTCATAAGGAGCGAGGAGAGCGTCCACATCTTCGGCGAGGTCATACAGGACTTCAGCGACGCCGATTTGGAGGCCCTGGAGGAGATAAGGGAGCTCGAGAGGAAAGTGCTCCCGAAGGTTGAGAACGTCATCAGCTTCTTCGGAGGTGAGGAGCTATGA
- the scpB gene encoding SMC-Scp complex subunit ScpB, translated as MGLLEDKALVEAALFVSGRPLSVKELSKALGIKSLDYLEKLIELIAAEYVERKSAIEVVKVLGDKYVMQVKQEYSQRVIHLMPRPDLRTGELKTLALIAYLQPIEQSKIIKLRGSQAYEHIRKLTEMGLIYAEPYERTKLLGTTQKFAELYGFPENDPTIIKEAFKKVVHAEYSDLIAKLEGKAGDENTEPERDSSESDGTS; from the coding sequence ATGGGACTGTTGGAGGACAAGGCCCTCGTTGAGGCGGCCCTCTTCGTTTCGGGAAGACCGCTCAGCGTCAAGGAACTTTCAAAGGCCCTCGGGATAAAATCCCTAGACTACCTCGAAAAGCTCATCGAGCTCATAGCGGCTGAGTACGTGGAGAGAAAGAGCGCCATAGAGGTCGTCAAGGTTCTGGGCGATAAGTACGTCATGCAGGTCAAGCAGGAGTACAGTCAGAGGGTTATCCACCTCATGCCGAGACCCGACCTGAGGACCGGCGAGCTGAAGACCCTCGCGCTTATAGCTTACCTCCAGCCGATAGAGCAGAGCAAAATCATAAAGCTCCGCGGAAGTCAGGCCTACGAGCACATAAGGAAGCTGACGGAGATGGGTCTAATCTACGCCGAGCCCTACGAGAGGACGAAGCTCCTCGGGACGACCCAGAAGTTCGCGGAGCTCTACGGCTTCCCCGAGAACGACCCGACAATAATCAAAGAGGCCTTCAAGAAGGTCGTCCACGCGGAGTACAGCGACCTCATAGCGAAGCTCGAGGGCAAGGCCGGGGACGAGAATACTGAACCAGAGAGAGACAGCTCCGAAAGCGATGGAACTTCTTGA
- a CDS encoding OB-fold nucleic acid binding domain-containing protein, with protein MKKRLPASRVYIKDILDGYYVRSEGDFEPNYLITRDARKVYRVKVVATVVREPVISDDETYGKFQIDDGTGTIWVLGFRDDTRFIRLVKKGDIVQIIGKVAEWRDDKQILVEGVAKVSPNFWILHRFETLRDKVEHAEKAKIAFEIYDRYGITAKAKVIAKNKGVDEELLQTIDELYTMMLEQRALEEELIEEETTKEAEETPVNPELEKAKEAVMNLLREKGKALSHKFIVKKLSKEFDEEIIEEAISQLLADGEIYEPEIGFYEPL; from the coding sequence ATGAAGAAGCGCCTTCCAGCGAGCAGGGTCTACATCAAGGACATCCTCGACGGCTACTACGTCAGGAGCGAAGGTGATTTCGAGCCCAACTACCTCATAACGCGCGACGCCAGAAAGGTCTACCGCGTCAAGGTCGTTGCCACTGTCGTCAGGGAGCCGGTGATAAGCGACGACGAGACCTACGGCAAGTTCCAGATTGACGACGGAACCGGAACCATCTGGGTTCTCGGCTTTAGAGACGACACGCGCTTCATAAGGCTCGTGAAGAAAGGAGACATAGTCCAGATAATCGGAAAAGTGGCTGAATGGCGCGACGACAAGCAGATACTCGTCGAGGGAGTTGCGAAGGTGAGCCCGAACTTCTGGATACTCCACCGCTTTGAAACGCTCCGCGACAAGGTCGAGCACGCCGAGAAGGCGAAGATAGCCTTCGAAATCTACGACCGCTACGGCATAACGGCCAAGGCCAAGGTCATAGCCAAGAACAAGGGCGTTGACGAGGAGCTACTCCAGACGATAGACGAGCTATACACGATGATGCTTGAGCAGAGGGCCCTTGAAGAAGAGCTAATCGAGGAAGAAACGACCAAAGAGGCCGAAGAGACGCCGGTCAACCCCGAGCTCGAGAAGGCTAAGGAAGCGGTCATGAACCTCCTCCGCGAGAAGGGCAAAGCCCTGTCGCACAAGTTCATAGTCAAGAAGCTCTCCAAGGAGTTCGACGAGGAAATCATTGAAGAAGCCATAAGCCAGCTCTTAGCCGATGGAGAAATCTACGAGCCGGAGATAGGCTTCTACGAGCCCCTGTAA
- a CDS encoding OB-fold nucleic acid binding domain-containing protein: MVGLTKEQIINRIIRHRGLSKEEIEERIAELAKTHGISEHAAAVMLAEELGVKLEEGEELLHIADLVPGMSNVNIVARVLRKFPPREYQKRDGSTGRVANVIVYDSTGQARLVLWDNFVSKYYDELNPGDVIKVIDPLVKEGMRGIELHANYRTRIIKDPEDPRVEEIPPIEEVRTYNYRRMKIKDLEGSERFVELRGTIARLYRVITYDSCPECRRKVDYDPASESWVCPEHGPVKPVKMVVLDFGLDDSTGYIRVTLFGDDASELLGESPEEIDERLRKLIDEGLTLREAGRKLAEETYYPLLGREIIVRGNVTEDKFLGTLLKARTWEDVDERREIELARRELREVLRAFGGE, encoded by the coding sequence ATGGTAGGCCTTACAAAGGAGCAGATAATCAATCGAATCATCCGACATCGGGGCCTCTCAAAGGAGGAAATCGAGGAGAGGATTGCCGAGCTGGCTAAAACCCACGGGATTTCCGAGCACGCCGCGGCCGTAATGCTGGCCGAAGAGCTCGGCGTCAAGCTCGAGGAGGGCGAGGAGCTCCTCCACATAGCTGACCTCGTCCCGGGAATGAGCAACGTGAACATCGTCGCGAGGGTTCTCAGGAAGTTCCCTCCGAGGGAGTATCAGAAGAGGGACGGCTCGACCGGAAGGGTGGCGAACGTCATCGTGTACGACTCCACGGGCCAGGCGAGGCTCGTCCTCTGGGACAACTTCGTTAGCAAGTACTACGACGAGCTCAACCCGGGCGACGTCATCAAGGTCATAGACCCCCTCGTCAAGGAGGGAATGCGCGGGATAGAGCTCCACGCCAATTACCGCACGAGAATCATCAAGGACCCGGAGGACCCGCGTGTAGAGGAGATACCTCCCATCGAGGAGGTCAGAACCTACAATTACAGGAGGATGAAGATTAAGGACCTCGAAGGAAGCGAGCGCTTCGTCGAGCTCAGGGGAACGATAGCGAGGCTTTACCGCGTCATAACCTACGATTCCTGCCCAGAGTGCAGGAGGAAGGTTGACTACGACCCAGCGAGCGAGAGCTGGGTCTGCCCCGAGCACGGCCCGGTGAAGCCGGTGAAGATGGTCGTCCTCGACTTTGGCCTGGACGACTCAACAGGCTACATCAGGGTCACGCTCTTCGGCGACGATGCCAGCGAGTTGCTCGGCGAAAGTCCAGAAGAGATAGACGAGAGGCTCAGGAAGCTCATAGATGAGGGCCTGACCCTCAGGGAAGCCGGTAGAAAGCTAGCGGAGGAGACCTACTACCCGCTCCTCGGCCGGGAGATAATCGTCAGGGGCAACGTCACGGAGGACAAGTTCCTCGGAACGCTCCTCAAGGCCAGAACATGGGAAGACGTTGATGAGAGGCGCGAGATAGAGCTCGCGAGAAGGGAGCTGAGGGAAGTTTTGAGGGCCTTCGGTGGTGAGTGA
- the eif2g gene encoding translation initiation factor IF-2 subunit gamma, producing the protein MAKKFRQAEVNIGMVGHVDHGKTTLTKALTGIWTDTHSEELRRGITIKIGFADAEIRKCPKCGRYSTSPVCPYCGAETEFERRVSFIDAPGHEALMTTMLAGASLMDGAVLVVAANEGVMPQTREHLMALQIVGNRNIVIALNKIELVDRETVMKRYEEIKEFVAGTVAENAPIIPISALHGANVDVLLAAIEKFIPTPERDPDKPPKMLVLRSFDVNKPGTPPEKLIGGVIGGSIVQGKLRVGDEIEIRPGVPYEEHGRIKYEPITTEIVSLQAGGRFVEEAYPGGLVGVGTKLDPFLTKGDLMAGNVVGKPGKLPPVWDELRLEVHLLERVVGTEDELKVEPIKRKEVLLLNVGTARTMGLVTGLGKDEVELKLQIPVCAEVGDRVAISRQVGSRWRLIGYGFIKE; encoded by the coding sequence ATGGCCAAGAAGTTTAGGCAGGCCGAGGTTAACATTGGTATGGTAGGTCACGTTGACCACGGAAAGACGACGCTCACCAAGGCTCTAACCGGAATATGGACCGACACGCACAGCGAGGAGCTGAGAAGGGGTATCACGATAAAGATAGGCTTCGCGGACGCGGAGATAAGAAAGTGCCCGAAGTGTGGCAGGTATTCAACCTCTCCGGTCTGCCCGTACTGTGGCGCCGAGACCGAGTTTGAGAGGCGCGTTTCCTTCATAGACGCTCCCGGTCACGAGGCGCTGATGACGACGATGCTCGCCGGCGCCTCGCTCATGGACGGTGCCGTTCTCGTCGTTGCGGCGAACGAGGGAGTCATGCCCCAGACGAGGGAGCACCTGATGGCTTTGCAGATAGTCGGCAACAGGAACATAGTTATAGCGCTCAACAAGATTGAGCTCGTTGACAGGGAGACCGTTATGAAGCGCTACGAGGAGATTAAGGAGTTCGTCGCCGGAACCGTCGCCGAGAACGCCCCGATAATCCCGATTTCGGCACTTCACGGCGCGAACGTTGACGTTCTGCTCGCTGCAATAGAGAAGTTCATACCCACTCCCGAGCGCGACCCGGACAAGCCGCCCAAGATGCTCGTCCTTAGGAGCTTCGACGTCAACAAGCCCGGAACTCCGCCGGAGAAGCTCATCGGCGGTGTCATAGGTGGTTCGATAGTCCAGGGCAAGCTTAGAGTTGGCGACGAGATAGAGATTCGTCCTGGCGTTCCCTACGAGGAACACGGCAGAATCAAGTACGAGCCGATAACGACCGAGATTGTCTCGCTCCAGGCTGGAGGAAGGTTCGTCGAGGAGGCCTATCCCGGTGGACTCGTCGGCGTCGGAACCAAGCTCGACCCGTTCCTCACCAAGGGCGACCTCATGGCCGGAAACGTCGTTGGGAAGCCCGGAAAGCTGCCCCCGGTGTGGGACGAGCTCCGCCTCGAAGTCCACCTGCTTGAGCGCGTCGTTGGAACCGAGGACGAGCTCAAGGTCGAACCCATCAAGAGGAAGGAGGTCCTCCTCCTCAACGTTGGCACCGCCAGAACGATGGGACTCGTCACCGGGCTCGGTAAGGATGAGGTCGAGCTCAAGCTCCAGATTCCCGTCTGCGCTGAGGTCGGAGACAGGGTTGCCATCAGCAGGCAGGTCGGCTCAAGGTGGCGCCTCATCGGCTACGGCTTCATAAAGGAATGA
- a CDS encoding 30S ribosomal protein S6e translates to MATFKLVISNPKTGIAKQVEITGGEAENLVGKRIGEEISAKELGLNLREIFGDESIPEDAKLKITGGTDKDGFPMRPDVHGPRRVKILLSKGPGFRPREKGERRKKTVHGNTISPNIVQVNLKIVL, encoded by the coding sequence ATGGCCACTTTCAAGCTCGTTATATCGAACCCGAAGACCGGTATAGCGAAGCAGGTTGAGATAACCGGTGGAGAGGCAGAGAATCTCGTAGGAAAGCGCATAGGCGAGGAAATCTCAGCGAAGGAACTCGGACTCAACCTCAGGGAGATATTCGGCGACGAGAGCATTCCGGAGGATGCCAAGCTTAAGATAACCGGCGGAACCGACAAGGATGGCTTCCCCATGAGGCCCGACGTCCACGGCCCGAGGAGGGTTAAGATACTCCTCTCCAAGGGACCCGGATTCAGGCCCAGGGAGAAGGGTGAGAGGAGGAAGAAGACAGTCCACGGCAACACCATAAGCCCGAACATCGTCCAGGTCAACCTGAAGATAGTTCTCTGA